The DNA region GTCACAAATGCTtggtctggaaaaaaaaaaaaaaagtacaaaaatatTGGGCTCGAGGGAGAGACATTATTGAATAACAGCTCCAACGTTAACACTGAGGCTATTAAACGCTAAATTAAGTGCGGATTTAATTCAAAATCCATTTTAGCTCTTTGTCCCAGAGTCATATCGCTACTTCGACAAAAACCCTTTCCTATCACGCACGATGCATGTACATCAGCAAATTAAACCTTTACAAACGGAGAGCACCACCTAACAAATTGTATTCCCAGAAATCAAAAGTACTTGTATGTATAGGTGAGCATTAAACAATAAGCCTCCAAAAGGAAAGTTACCTCAAAAAACGCGTTCaacgattgggggggggggggtcgttttAATTGCGGCCATCATGTTGTTTCACGTGAAATATCCGCAAGCGCTCGTTCCTACTCTGACATAACAGAAACCAGATGCGACGTACGTGCTTAAGCGACTGAAGTAGGTGGGGAAAGAAAAGCAATTTCCGCTCTTGGAGCAGACATGCCGCTTGCAGTATTAAGAGCTGGACTTCAGGATCCAAAAGCGCCATAATAACTACACAGCGGCAAGTTACACGCAAATTAATGAAGTGCACGGAAAAGGGTCACTTCCTTCTCCAGATCTCAAGACTGCAAGCAAACAAGAAAATAAAGTGAAAGCAAAACGGTAAGCACTTTTATTCACATCCACCAACTTGTTGCACCAAGAACGcactacacacacatatatattacaAGCTTATCGGTTTGAAACTTGATCTGACAACGAGCTGCGGTTCCTGTGAAATTAAATAGCAAAAAAATAGCTAAACGACTCAAAGTTTCACCCACCTGTCATGATGTCGGAGCCGATGGTGCAGCCCAAACCCCGAGGATGGCGAGACAAACGGTTAGATGAGAGAGGAGACACCTGCCCCGACAGCTCCGGCTTCAGCGAGAAGGGAGGCGAGCGTCTTAAATACCCACGATCATGTGACCGTTTGTGTCTGTAGCCAGACACACCCacccttaaaaaccaaaaagtcgTGAAATGCGCTATACATACAAGAACCGTGCCACTCCACAGATTCACGCATAGGTATACCTCATATATTTTATAATACGCTGCTCAGCATATCGCTACTACTACTGCTATTGGTACTACTGGTAACACTATCTGAATGACTGAATACGTGACTCATATGTGTTGtgttatatattatttaaaaactagGTTGTTTCACAAAGTATAGTATACTTCATATCTGAAAGTTTTATATGTGGCTTTTTACAAATGCGTATGAATTAATCGAATTACTATTTGAGTTTGTTTCATAGTTCTGGGAGAAACTTTTTTGTGGGCGTCATATACGTTTGTATTTGTTTTAATGTTTGCGTATttctgccatctagtggcagcAAAGGGGCAACTTAATAATTTACCAGGAACAAATGATTTAGTCAAATGATTCAACACATATTTAGAATTTAGAACTGGGATTTataatttagtgatcagtggtcattgttgacacaccacagcacacagtgcgcaacaacaaaatgtgtcctctgcatttaacccatttgTGACGTCGTGACATTGTGACatggcagggggcagctaattctgtgcccggggagcagtgcttgggggcggaaccttgctcagggtacctcagtggtgccttgctggtcggggattcgaatcagcaatctttcaattgcaGCCCCAATCCAGAAATAAGCTACAAAAAATATGATACATCACTTGAACTTCTGTTACTTGCTGTTCTGGAGGATGAATCCCGTAGTCGCCCATCGAGTTCTCACCGTTGGTGATGGACATCCTGAGCTCCTTTAAGAGACCCCTCCTGGATCCGAAAGTCTTGTTTGCTACAGACAAGAAAAGGCATGAAATTAAGGGGCTTAATGGTGTGTTTGAAGCACGATGTGAAGCTCATGTTTCCCTCCGCCCTCCCACAGCAGCAGAGGGCTTTTGAGGTTTGGTGAACACCATCCTTCCACATTCCCTAACCGGAGAACTTGGTGGACATCCCATGAcaatacagggagaacatgcaaactcaacacGCGTAGAACTGGGGCAGAGACTCAAATGCGAGCCtctagaggtgtgagacaacactgCTAACCAGGACACCACCGTGTCACCCCTGGCGGCAAGACATTCCTAACACATCCAGTCCTATTCTGGTCTCCTGTGGTGCCAAGCGTATTCCAGAGCAGATAGCACAAGCGAATGGGATTCAGAGATCATTTACGGACACATTCTTCTCCGTTTCTGCGTCTCCTTTTGCCAGAAACAGACCTCACTAGGTATGGTGGTCAGATCCAGCTCAAACTGTCTGcctaaacacaataaaaaatgaagTAATTTGGAAAGATCTGGCCAAAATATCTCACAACATGGCGCCTGGGGAGCATCACACTCGAATTTAAAATTCATTCAGAATTCGGCTGGGATTTTTGGTTCTGTTTGGACAATTAAGCGAGTCTCTGAGTTTGGTGGTTATACCAGGTGCCCCAAATCGACGAGCTGCCTGCACAGGGCCAGTAGGTTCTGCTTAATTTCACACTGCAATTGCCAAGGAGTCCTGGCAGCTTCCTTCATCTCCTGAGTCAAAGGAGTAATGAAGCCTCTCTGTTCTGTTTGAATGTATCCCTCTACCGTTCGCTTGACAAGGGCTGGCTGTACTGTACTAACATAGACAGCTTCTCTAGATGAGAATTAACTACCGTCAGCAGCATGGACCGTTTGAAATGTGCTTATTTGATTATTTGATGTTCTGTAGTGTAGTATTTAAGTGTTTTGCTCTGATTTAATATTTTCTATATTATACTGCGTTGGAAAAGGTGCCAAAcaaaatttttttgttttaatcacAATGACCATAaagattatctatctatctatctatctatctattaatCAGATAATTCAGCACATCCTTTTATTACATTTATGCATTTTCTTAATTGTAAACCTGTTTGGGTAACTGTTGTGTAATTGTATAGTGCTACTTTTTGGTTGGAATGTAACTACAGCCTCTAAACCCCTGTAAACTCTACAGTTTCTTGGTTCCTACATGTTTGACTACACTTGGTTTGAAAAACTTTCTGAAGTGCTTAGTTATTTGGGACTTGTAGGCGTGGTGCATATTTAAGGTGAGTTTGACCAAATGTCACCTGTATGGGTGTGTTGAATTTCATTTGGGGTATTCACTTTTTTTCCAGAataccttttatatttaaaagaacCAGATGCATCCATCACAATCCAAATCCCCCAGACTTAGattcaacattttattttttcactCTAGTCGGccttgtgtgacaattattttcagTCCAATTGCAGGAAATGAGTAGTACACTGGTGTGAGCCGTGACCAGCCCTATCACAGGCCGTTGAGCACATGGTCAGCGATGTACATGACAGCCAGCATGGTCTCCTGGCACGTGGGCTTTATCTGCGACTCGGGGAGCAGGAAGCCGTAGCGGCCGGTGTCACGCAGCTCAAAGGTGTAGGCGTACTTCACCCCCAGATCATAGGCCCAGTCATCAGAGCCCCCGGCAGCAAGGTCTGGAAAACACAGGGGACGAGCGGGGGGCAAATGGAGTGGCCTTTACATGGGATCTGCATCCTGCATCCACAGTGATTAAGATAGAAAATGAATCATCTACAATAAAGCAAGACGACTGTGTGCAGAAGTGTCAACAAACATTAAAGATGCATCAGAAAGGCACCGACTTTCCGAGAGTGATGAGACAGGAGCAGTATTGCTAGTATTGTCAAAGATTTCTAAGAACGAAGATTTTCTAAAACCTGCAttagaccatccatccatccattttccaaaccgcttatcctactgggtcgcagggtgcATTAGACCATGATTGAGCTGAAGCTTCTATGCTCCATACTTCATATCATTTCATTGAGTTATTTATTCACAGTTGTACCTTCTAACGGAAAGCTCAAGAAGCACCCTCTGCCTGGCAGAAGGAGAAACATTAGAGAAGGTGGCTTTTCTGAGACTTGTACTCACAGATCGTTTCAGCTCCAGGGCCACAGGTGTACTTGGTCCCATAGAGGGACTTCAAGGCGTTAGCGGCCCCCTCAGCCACGCGCATCTGCAGTGGGATCATGGGAAGGTGCTTAGAGACGAACGCAGTGCTGTCACCAGCATGGAGGGGGCACAAGGGGAGGGGGTTTATGTATAAGGAtaggaggagagagaggagaaaagagaggaagagagagaggaggagagacttgatgtcatcagggaggagaatgAATGTAAAGCAGAATCAAAGGTGATGAAAGTAGGAAGGGCTGATAAGAGGGAAGCCAGAATGCAAGAAGAACATGAAGAAGAGACGTCCATGAGCCTGAGATGAGATGTAGGATAGCATAGGGTGCCACTGATGAAGGTATTTGGGCTGCTGACAAAGGAGATGGGTTGGTAACCCTGTTACCAGCAAAGTCAAGGTTTCAGTGTGCAGTCAAGAAGACAACATGCTGTTTGTAAAGTGTTTGTCTTGCTTGGTTAGGGTTTGTTCCTGTGTAAGACTTGATTAAAGTCTTAATCGTTTTTGCTGATGAACATCAGCCTCTTAATAAGACCCAAGGGAGGGAGTTTGGTTTCTACTCCAGCATCATTTTTCAAAGTCACAGTCATAGCCGTACCAGTTCAGCATGGTCAGGTGCCAGTGCCATGGTGTAGGAGTAGGGGAACAGCAGCAGCTGGGAGTAGGAGTGGATGGTCAAGTAGGACTTAATGATTGACTTGTTCTTGCGGAGGAAATCTGCCACAGCCTTGACCTCCACCTCAGACTCGGGTTTGGAGCCGCAGTAAGTGTCACTGCAGGGGTTTTTGGAAGCTCCAACGGCTGGGGAGAAATTTAACAGTTTGGTATCTCCTAAATGGCTTACACACTAGAGGAAAAGCATTGCTTAGAGGGACACGTGGAGCAGTCAGGCAAAAAACAAGGActatggacaacaaagagaacaTCGTCAAGTCCAGCACTTATCATCTGTACTCACTACACCAGCCAGCATTGAAATTCCGGTTGGGATCGGTTCCAATGCATGTGGACCCAGGATTATTAGAGCGTGTCTTCCTCCACATTCTGTTCTGTAGATCCCAATTACAGGAAAAGCATTAGTAACAGCTAGAGTTTAAATCGGACCTTAGACAGACTGCAAGTCTCGACTGACATCCCATGAGGGTGTCTTAAAGATCACCTACATTGCTCCACGTGTACCGGTAGCCATCAATGTTAAACACCGGCAGTACATAGACGTCCATCTGGTCCAGGAGCCTGGTCATCTGGGAGTTTGTTCCATAGGTAGACACAGCCTGGGATGAAAGAAGTGGGTCCAAACAATTGTCACATTAACCCGCGGAAATGTAGCAGAAAGGTTATTTTGTAATTTGGGTGCCATATTTAGTGGTACCTCTTTGACAAACCACTGGCAGAAGGCTATGGAGATCCATTCCCTGGCATGGATACCACAGTCCATGAAGATGGCAGGCTTGCTGGACCCACTTTGTTTACCTAACTGTATGTGGTCAAGATGGAAAAAATATATCACTGTATTTTTCTCTCTCAGTTTTTTAATACTTATCGCCAGCAGAGGGTGCCATGCAGAGCAATAACTTATATGGAATGACAGCAGCCCTTATaggacacatacatgcacacacaatcaTACACAGTATGGCTAGTTGAGAAACATCACCTATGTGCTTGTCTTTGGATTGTAGGTAGGGGCCCTCATTCATCAATGTTAAAAGCACGACCCAGTGCACCATGAATCACAGACAATATCTCTGTGCTGCTTATACAATGAAATGACATGCTAAGAATATGTTCATCAAATGCCATGATTTTACCTTCAGAACATGCATGGGCTGTCCCTCGTACGTGGTGCCGATGACCATCCTGCTGAGCAGGTTAGAGTTGGCTGACACCGTTTGATCTATCCATGACTGGATCTGAAGAGATGAATGGAAAGATCGTTGAGGCAATATCTTGCAAAAGGGGACCGCAATGCTCAAGCCGATAATATTTCTTGGCATCGTGAAATGCAATGTaagaacaattatttattttatcagtTTATTGGTGACCACTCTTAGTAGCCAATGCAATAAGCCAAGAACCGCATGGAAGATCCAGCTGCTTACTGTATCCCAGTTGTTGTACTTTTCATAGGAATAGGCTTTGGTGGAGATCCTCCCGTTGTCTATCTGTGTGTCGATTGCAGCCTGAAGGTCATCAATCAGTATCCTTTTTCACATGATACAAGAAAAATATCACATAACCACAAGATTTGCAGATATACTATATGACAAAGATAAATTAAGCAAAATATGCCCTCACTTTAATGACAGTATAACTCATATTTGATGCATAATTCATATGTCTAAAACAATCTTTATTGCTTCTGGTGAAAGCAAACATATCAACGTGTACAAAACCCTAGCGCACACTGACGTACTCGTGCTCTATCTCAGCTTGCTGCAGAACAGTGTTGATGTAGTCGATGTAGGCGGCATCAACGCGAACGTCCACATTGGAGCTGATGGTCACCTGGTCAGCCTTGCTGGGGATCCAGAAATCCAGCTAGAGGGGGTTCACAAAAAACACCCATCAAGAGTTGAGAAGACAACTCATACGCGCCTTCACAATACTTTGGCTTAATCTTCCTCGCTATTCCTCCGGTATTCCTGGATGTTCTTTCAAGGCGATGAGTCTACCTGAAACTCGTCTCCGATTTCCTTAATGATCTCCACATGCTCTTCGGTTTTTGGCTTGAGGCGATACACCATACCTCTGAAGAGAAAGGAGAAGAAAGAGAAACCAAACTGAGGCTAAACATAACAGGTTTGTGACCCTACATTGTGCTGGGAGACGCAATGATTTACCCATCAAAACGCGTCACCTCGGCCAGAGTGACTGCCACCAACCCCAAAAGAAGAAGGATCTTCATGTTGCCTGAGTGACCAGACTCTTGCCCTGTTCTCCCTTTTAAAGAGCACGCCTTCATGAAGTCAACCAATAGAAATCCCTCATCACATTATCTACCTTGGGACTGCTGTGCCTGGTATTTTTAGGCTCTCATGTTGCTGATGGCTCCAACAAACAGGCAAAGATAAACTGTTCAAAGAATACCATTTTTCCAAGGTAGTTACTCAGCACATGTCAGGGTCCGGTTCAGTGCAGAGAGCAATCAAACTTTCAAGCCTTTTAGGGGTATAGTGCACGGCATTCGGTGGGATGATGACATTACCATAGCGTGTACTACGAGATCAGTCCTGCAGTCCCATCCACGGCAAACAAGACTGATTATTAATGTGTTTCCATATCATTTCTGTCCTGTATGGTTTCATaatgtaatattaatattattttacgTTGTCTAGCATCTTCCTGtaaacacatacatttattGCACCCAGTAGTGATTGTGCGGACTCTAGGACAAAGAAAAAAGCTCCATGGAGCCCTCCAACTTACCCTCCCCTGGTACTTTATTGCCATTATTTTACCATGAAGTCTAAATCAATAATATCAACAAAGAGAAGTTAATAAACATAAGGCCTTTATGTTCAGTTTTGTGAAGAACAGAATAAAGCAGATTTGTTGCTGCGATGCGGTCAGCCGCCCTGCACTGCCTGGCTCGCATGTCCTGCCGCTGCGCCGCTGATTACAGCACAGATTCTGCGGTGATCTTACATACATGTTGTACGTGAAGCTGAAACCCTACTTTCTTTGGGAAACGCGGGGAAAGCAGGGGGGGTCGCAATGGCCATCGTACACCTTCAGCATTTCCCACTGGCATGGGCTGGAATGCCGTACGGAAACTTTGcatcagcctcccccccccccccccaaaaaaaacaaacagcccaGCGTGGGAAACCTGAACCTGTGTCCCTCAGTAAAAGACAACGCAGAAAGAAATAGTAACACAATAATTCTCAGTTAAAAAGGCACTGCAGTCAAATGACATTGAAAGGATCCTTCATTAAATGAATCCTCCAGTCACATGCGTGCATTACATTACAGGAGGAGTCATCGTACAAAGCTGATGTGAGACTCTGACTCAACCTGTCCCAGGTTTCTTATCATTATGTTCAGTGCATGTTtggtttttaaaaaggaaaaaaaataacgtCAGCTGGCCCCAAAATGTCCGTGCGCACAGGGCTATTGTAAAGGTGGCGTTTTGTGAGAATCTGTGTCAGGCAGCTGCTCTGTTTTCCACTCTGCTTCAGTGAGACTGAGAGACGTGTGAACTGCCTTTTTCTGACCTACTGCGTGGAAACAGAGCCTGTCTGCATGTATCCGTGGGTGACTTCAGGCCACGATACTGGAtgagtaaataaaaataattcaaaacacttattaTAGATGTGCATTCACTGGCCGTGCGCAGAGTGGGAGAatacttttaaaatgtcactttaaaagtattttttttaatttaaactaTATATGGACAATTCAGTTTTaacatatattttaatatttcacatAAGTTTCTAAGTTACTGTGTATTTGTCAAGCTCATAGATCAGCCATTTCCGTTAAaggctttttaaaatatttgctgTAATCTAAAACTAATAAGTAGCATTTTTTTCAGTAGATTCTGTGTTTTAAATGCCAAAGAAGGTTATATTGTTTAATAAACAGATAATTAGTCAATGAACTGCAATCAAACGTTGCTCAGCAGTTACTGAGAAAAAAACACCTTCCTGTGTGATATTTTCACATGAATCACATGAATTAATCTACATCCACATCCGCACAATCTAAACTTTACACAACCTCAAAGTTTAGATCCGAGCGACAGACATCTGACAAGATCTTTTACTAATGggtaaaaatgaaatgaaaattatatggaattaaatatactttacattattttattatagtGCTGTATATGCATTCTCACTGCCGCTTTGTGTCAATGCACAATtaacatcagttttttttttttttaataatttgtaCTTTATTTTGACTGACCTACATGGCATGTGATCCTTCATTTCTGTaatgtaacatccatccatccatccatccattttccaaaccgcttatcctactgggtcgcggggggtccggagcctatcccggaagtaatgggcacgaggcagggaacaacccaggatggggggccagcccatcgcagggcatactcacataccattcactcacacatgcacacctacgggcaatttagcaagtccaattagcctcagcatgtttttggactgtggggggaaaccggagtacccggaggaaaccccacgaggacatggggagaacatgcaaactccacacacatgtgacccaggcggagactcgaacccaggtcccagagatgtgaggcaacagcgctaaccactgctaaCCGTAATGTAACATTTATCAACAAAATGTGGTGCCTTGTGCAATGCTGACAGTTATCTAACCAAGGACAGAACTGTTAAGAAACATCAAGCTCTTACTTCATGGTGTGTGAAGatgaggtgttgggggggggggggtgaagcacTTCCCCAAAACACATGAGCAAGATATCTGGTTTGGGTGCGGGTGGCACAGGCCAAGTGGGCAGCATTACCTGCCCCTGCCTgaccctgcctgcctgcagccTTCCATTAACTGCGTCTCTCATCTAAATGcatatgttttgtgattttgcATTTGCTTGGTGTGATGTGAGCACAAGGATTGTCTATGGGAAGGTTGTACTGTGCAATATcaaacaaacaagcagacaAATATCATGCAAAGTCCATAAAAATTGttatatagattattatatagaTTAAGACTCAcctattatttaatatttattaatttgctGTATTCCTTCGTGCATGTTTTTGTCTTCGCTTTGTATCCTTGGTTTAGCTTTAACCTGCATGTGATTTGCTCACTTTTGTTCTGCTTCGACTTGAGCTCCTAGTCCTCCCTAGTGTTGTTAACCCTTCGTGCTTGTTAGGGTTTCCTGGGGCAAACACTTGACCGTATCTGTTTTTACGTAATACTTCATTgccaaagaccagttccaatactaagaacacaagtacagaggACCATAAAATCCCCCAGATGTTGGTCTTGCTCTGCCCGAAATATACATCGGCTGCATTCTCACCAAACACGACCAATCCTATGATTGGCGGCGCCCGTAGTTccttcttggaaggcaagttagaAAGACccgtcttgccaagaccacaaataCAGTCTTCACCTCTGGTGCTTGTAATTTGCTCTACTTGTTGTCCAATGCCTTTGCTGATTGTTTGATTGTGGTGATATTCAACACCTGCCCCTTGTATGATTTAAGTACCTGCCGTCattctgtttgtttgtctgtcattgtaatAGTTACTGCGTGTTTGTAGCTGTAGTCGCTTTCTTTGCTTCCTGTTTTGCTCTCTTCCCCACTTATTTTACTTTGTGGTTACTTTTAGTTAGTTCAGATTTTTCCCTGTTTTGTCCTTTACTCATGGTCCCTTTGTTTCCTCGGCCCCCCCTTTTGCTTTCTGTTTTGTTAGGAAGCCCCACTTGTGTCAAGACCCACTCAGTGGATCATCCCTCTTTTCCCTCCTTTATTATCACCAGCCGTAACACTTACATACTGTcaagtttgttcatcattaatgaatcatgacatgACTTTTATCTCAGGTAGcttctatatttgttcatgatttgtacttcaattgtaataataaagtaattgacactttattgatccccgtggggaaattctctttttatgCCTCCTTCAACTTGCTCTTtatagagtaagctgtctgcgaATGGCTGCTATTTgtagcagcgcccagggagctgggggttaagcaCCTTGCCCAAGGACCTGCAGAGgcgctgaggctgggtttggacctgtgaccttctgattacaggcacacaggcttagcccacagagccacacgctgccccctagcTGTGTTATTACTGAGTATTTGTACCCCctgaagtaaagtgttactcagATATGCACTGTAACGCGCAACAAAACACGCATCTAAATCTATTTACTCTGCTGATGTAATT from Brienomyrus brachyistius isolate T26 chromosome 1, BBRACH_0.4, whole genome shotgun sequence includes:
- the cpb1 gene encoding carboxypeptidase B codes for the protein MKILLLLGLVAVTLAEVTRFDGGMVYRLKPKTEEHVEIIKEIGDEFQLDFWIPSKADQVTISSNVDVRVDAAYIDYINTVLQQAEIEHEILIDDLQAAIDTQIDNGRISTKAYSYEKYNNWDTIQSWIDQTVSANSNLLSRMVIGTTYEGQPMHVLKLGKQSGSSKPAIFMDCGIHAREWISIAFCQWFVKEAVSTYGTNSQMTRLLDQMDVYVLPVFNIDGYRYTWSNNRMWRKTRSNNPGSTCIGTDPNRNFNAGWCTVGASKNPCSDTYCGSKPESEVEVKAVADFLRKNKSIIKSYLTIHSYSQLLLFPYSYTMALAPDHAELMRVAEGAANALKSLYGTKYTCGPGAETIYLAAGGSDDWAYDLGVKYAYTFELRDTGRYGFLLPESQIKPTCQETMLAVMYIADHVLNGL